In one window of Helianthus annuus cultivar XRQ/B chromosome 17, HanXRQr2.0-SUNRISE, whole genome shotgun sequence DNA:
- the LOC110921016 gene encoding homeobox-DDT domain protein RLT2: protein MDGAAGGGGGSEGENKIPAEGGEPRVKRKMKTAFQLEILEKTYAVESYPSEQLRAELSVQLGLTDRQLQMWFCHRRLKDRKTPPVKRSKKEISAAAGGSGGVGDDVVASGEGLGGNEHGGSGGSGSGSSPFGQKDRAVSRASPVISGRAAVASTSEMSSVKRYYESPHAVAEARAVAFVEAQLGERLREDGPILGMEFDPLPPGAFGAPIVQQSSAVRLYEPKPYERPDAKPVKGGVKALQEYQFLPEQPSVRSDSFDRAMAPQYYGSPTNVASSRAPMIPAYSVQGPANIVPPYQGRPGPSGEFDNVVRKSSSTVSLGVDTPTPPGAHPITGIENPFVTPAVVTTHEEEITRIERKRKSEEARIAKEVEAHEKRIRKELEKQDMLRRKREEQMRKEMERQDRERRKEEERLLREKQREEERYQREQRREMERRVKFLQKESIRAEKLRVKEDMRREKEAARLKAANDRAAARRIAKESLELIDDERLELMEIAAKTKGLPSMMSLDSDTLENIESLRDMLPEFPPKSLHLKKPFKIQPWTDNEENIGNLLMVWKFLITFADVLGLWPFTLDEFVQAFHDHDPRLLGEVHVALLKSIVKDIEDVARAPSSSLGPNQTSAPNPGGGHPNIVEGAYAWGFDIGSWQRHLSPLTWPEILRQFGLAAGYGPKLTKRGADQAHPREENEGGNGGDIISNLRSGAAAENALAIMRERGFSNRRSRHRLTPGTVKYAAFHVLSLEGSSGLSILDVAEKIQKSGLRDLTTSKTPEASIAAALSRDTKLFERTAPSTYCLKSPYRKDPADREAIINAAREKIHILKNGYFDGEEAFDPERDDAEKDDDSESDVPDDPEVDDISIIGNLGVKSQTPGSMKVDFSVDRPNIVGGTHKGVSEEDNVVDESISGESWVQGLMEGEYSDLSVEERLNALAALIAVANEGNSIRVVLEERLEAAMAIKKQMWAEAQIDKRRMKEDFIMKIQYPAVDERSDLVLDNRQENLGDPQNDFQPAYAVEKSRAQLKSFIGHKAEEMYVYRSLPLGNDRRRNRYWQFITSASQNDPGSGRIFVELRDGRWRLIDTEESFNALLASLDVRGNREANLHSMLQRIEARFKEAINKTEVNISGVGSMDSSSSSSSLSIPNTNVSEFSSSFTIELGRSGREMANAFKRYEDFEKWMWGECLNVRAMSFGNTRCEQLLRICDNCRDLSLFEDDRCSSCHKLFETFFSNDLPFSNHISWFKEKLKRDSGLYFHNRDSGRPVRFRLLKAQLALIEASIPFEALQPSWTDECRKSWCVKLVNAVTAESLLEALTMLESGIKRDFLSPDFETTDELLGSNNSAILHANGGYSMVSVLPWLPATTSSVALRLMELDTCVHYLLSQKEDAEKDKEPTNFLTLHPKYAAVMKNGEGGDNGESIVGTGNSQDTWADPGSSGRGRGRGRGRGRTRGGRTPRTVSGIARSGAQLVGWKGRARGGRGGRKGGRRGVRTKQEKTVKITNEGERDSRDFLYEGSPVVGFQEWNDEEIADLRVTKNVSSSEYEVENENNGGDEYDDDMLVDDGYQNVYGDVAPREYIGEYGLEGEEEDDVEEDDEDDQGGVDVDGFFNDDSGDADVGQIGNNPNDETELSSSGYSD, encoded by the exons ATGGACGGTGCtgctggtggcggcggtggttcGGAGGGGGAGAACAAGATTCCGGCGGAGGGTGGTGAGCCCAGGGTGAAAAGGAAGATGAAGACTGCTTTTCAGTTGGAGATTCTTGAGAAAACTTATGCTG TGGAGTCGTATCCATCGGAGCAGCTTCGAGCTGAGCTATCGGTGCAGTTGGGTTTAACAGATCGCCAGTTGCAGATGTGGTTTTGTCATAGGAGGTTAAAAGATCGAAAAACGCCGCCGGTTAAGCGGTCAAAGAAGGAAATTTCTGCTGCTGCTGGTGGGAGTGGTGgggttggggatgatgtggtggCTTCTGGGGAGGGGTTAGGTGGAAATGAGCATGGTGGGTCCGGTGGGTCGGGTTCTGGGTCGAGCCCGTTTGGTCAAAAGGATCGGGCTGTGTCTCGAGCTAGTCCGGTGATTAGTGGGAGGGCTGCAGTTGCATCAACTAGTGAGATGTCATCTGTAAAAAGGTATTATGAGTCGCCACATGCGGTTGCAGAGGCTCGAGCGGTTGCTTTTGTTGAGGCACAGTTAGGTGAGCGGTTACGCGAGGATGGCCCTATTCTTGGAATGGAGTTTGACCCGTTGCCACCTGGTGCATTTGGTGCACCTATAG TTCAACAAAGTTCAGCTGTTCGACTTTATGAACCCAAACCATATGAGCGGCCCGATGCAAAGCCCGTGAAG GGCGGTGTGAAGGCTCTCCAAGAATACCAATTTCTACCCGAACAGCCGTCTGTTCGATCCGATTCCTTTGATAGAGCAATGGCGCCTCAATATTATGGTTCACCAACCAATGTTGCAAGCAGTCGGGCCCCTATGATCCCTGCATACAGTGTTCAAGGGCCGGCAAATATCGTGCCACCTTATCAAGGAAGACCGGGCCCGTCCGGAGAATTTGATAATGTTGTACGGAAAAGCTCTTCTACCGTAAGCCTTGGAGTGGACACTCCTACCCCTCCTGGTGCTCACCCTATAACCGGGATAGAAAATCCGTTTGTTACACCAGCTGTTGTCACCACCCATGAGGAAGAGATCACACGAATTGAAAGAAAGCGAAAG AGTGAAGAAGCAAGAATCGCAAAGGAGGTTGAAGCCCATGAAAAGAGGATTAGAAAAGAGCTTGAAAAGCAAgatatgttgagaagaaag AGAGAGGAACAGATGAGGAAAGAAATGGAGAGACAAGATCGGGAACGCCGAAAAGAGGAAGAAAGATTGTTGCGTGAGAAACAACGAGAGGAGGAAAGATACCAAAGAGAACAAAGACGTGAAATGGAGCGCAGGGTTAAGTTTTTACAAAAAGAATCAATAAGA GCTGAAAAGTTACGAGTTAAAGAAGATATGCGTAGGGAGAAGGAGGCTGCAAGGCTAAAAGCAGCAAACGATAGGGCGGCTGCTAGAAGAATTGCAAAAGAATCACTCGAATTAATCGATGATGAGCGTTTGGAGTTGATGGAGATAGCTGCCAAAACTAAAGGCTTGCCTTCTATGATGTCTCTTGATAGTGACACTTTGGAAAATATCGAGTCACTCAGAG ATATGCTCCCTGAATTTCCTCCTAAATCCCTGCACTTGAAAAAGCCATTTAAAATTCAACCATGGACTGATAACGAGGAGAACATTGGCAATCTTCTTATG GTTTGGAAATTCTTAATTACTTTCGCCGATGTTCTCGGACTTTGGCCTTTTACACTTGATGAGTTTGTTCAAGCTTTTCATGATCAC GATCCTAGATTGCTGGGAGAAGTTCATGTAGCACTTCTGAAATCCATTGTTAAAGACATTGAAGATGTAGCAAGGGCACCCTCATCCTCTTTAGGGCCGAATCAGACAAGCGCCCCTAATCCAGGCGGCGGTCATCCCAACATTGTCGAAGGG GCGTATGCTTGGGGTTTTGATATAGGCAGCTGGCAACGTCACTTAAGCCCATTAACGTGGCCCGAGATACTGCGTCAATTTGGTCTTGCTGCAGGATACGGGCCAAAACTGACAAAGAGGGGTGCCGATCAGGCCCACCCTCGTGAAGAAAATGAGGGTGGCAATGGTGGAGATATTATTTCAAATCTACGCAGTGGAGCGGCGGCTGAAAATGCGTTGGCCATAATGCGGGAACGCGGTTTCTCCAATAGAAGATCTAGACATCGGTTGACCCCGGGAACGGTCAAATATGCTGCATTTCATGTTTTATCACTTGAGGGAAGCAGCGGTCTTTCAATATTAGATGTTGCTGAAAAGATTCAG AAATCTGGGCTTCGGGATCTTACGACGAGCAAAACACCAGAGGCATCGATTGCTGCTGCATTATCAAGAGATACAAAGCTTTTTGAAAGAACTGCCCCATCAACATATTGTTTAAAGAGTCCTTACAGAAAGGATCCTGCTGACAGGGAAGCGATTATCAATGCCGCAAGAGAGAAAATCCATATTTTAAAAAACGGGTATTTTGACGGAGAAGAAGCTTTTGACCCTGAAAGAGATGATGCTGAAAAAGACGACGATTCTGAAAGTGACGTTCCTGATGATCCCGAGGTGGATGATATCAGCATTATTGGAAATTTAGGGGTGAAGTCTCAAACACCGGGAAGCATGAAGGTTGACTTTTCAGTTGACCGACCTAACATTGTTGGTGGGACCCACAAGGGGGTTTCAGAGGAGGATAATGTAGTGGATGAAAGTATTTCAGGTGAATCGTGGGTACAAGGGCTTATGGAAGGTGAGTATTCGGATTTGAGCGTTGAAGAACGACTTAATGCCCTTGCTGCTTTAATTGCGGTTGCGAATGAAGGGAATTCTATACGCGTTGTCCTTGAG GAACGGTTAGAGGCAGCTATGGCAATAAAGAAGCAGATGTGGGCAGAGGCACAGATCGATAAAAGACGTATGAAAGAAGATTTCATAATGAAAATACAATATCCAGCTGTCGATGAGAGAAGTGATTTGGTGTTGGATAACCGTCAGGAAAACTTGGGGGACCCACAAAACGACTTTCAACCTGCATACGCTGTTGAAAAATCAAGGGCACAGCTAAAATCTTTTATTGGTCATAAAGCAGAGGAAATGTACGTATACAGATCGTTGCCACTTGGCAATGACCGCAGAAGGAACCGTTATTGGCAGTTTATCACTTCCGCTTCACAAAATGATCCCGGATCAGGGAGAATATTTGTTGAACTTCGTGACGGTCGTTGGAGGCTTATCGACACCGAGGAG AGTTTCAACGCTCTTTTGGCATCTTTGGATGTTCGTGGGAATCGTGAGGCAAATTTGCATTCCATGTTGCAAAGGATCGAAGCCCGCTTCAAAGAAGCCATCAATAAGACGGAGGTCAACATTTCTGGAGTCGGGTCAATGGATTCCAGTAGCTCAAGCAGTAGTTTATCTATTCCAAATACTAACGTTTCTGAATTCTCATCTTCCTTTACGATTGAATTGGGAAGAAGTGGCCGTGAGATGGCTAATGCCTTTAAAAGATATGAGGATTTTGAAAAATGGATGTGGGGAGAATGCTTGAATGTACGGGCAATGTCGTTTGGGAACACGAGATGTGAACAACTTTTAAGAATTTGCGATAATTGTCGGGATTTATCGCTTTTTGAGGATGATCGGTGCTCTTCTTGCCATAAGTTATTCGAGACATTTTTCAGCAATGATTTACCATTTTCTAATCATATTTCTTGGTTCAAGGAAAAGTTGAAACGGGATTCCGGTTTGTACTTTCATAATCGGGATTCAGGCCGGCCCGTGAGATTCAGATTGCTTAAAGCTCAACTAGCATTGATTGAG GCATCTATACCATTCGAAGCCCTTCAACCTTCATGGACCGATGAGTGCAGAAAATCTTGGTGTGTGAAGCTTGTTAATGCAGTAACTGCCGAATCTCTTCTTGAG GCTTTGACAATGTTAGAGAGTGGGATAAAACGGGACTTTTTGTCCCCGGATTTTGAAACGACCGATGAGTTATTGGGTTCTAATAACTCAGCTATTTTACATGCAAACGGAGGATACTCAATGGTTTCTGTGCTACCTTGGTTGCCTGCAACAACATCCAGTGTGGCATTAAGGCTCATGGAACTCGACACTTGTGTTCATTACTTGCTTAGTCAGAAAGAGGatgctgaaaaagataaagaaccGACAAATTTTCTG ACTTTGCATCCTAAATATGCAGCGGTGATGAAGAACGGTGAGGGTGGTGACAATGGCGAGTCTATAGTTGGAACCGGGAACTCACAAGACACATGGGCGGATCCAGGTAGCTCGGGACGGGGCCGAGGGCGGGGTAGGGGGCGAGGTCGGACTCGTGGTGGGAGAACCCCGAGAACTGTTAGCGGCATTGCGAGGTCGGGTGCACAATTAGTTGGGTGGAAAGGACGGGCGCGTGGTGGTCGGGGAGGACGTAAGGGCGGTCGGCGTGGGGTCCGGACAAAGCAGGAAAAGACGGTTAAGATAACGAACGAAGGTGAAAGGGACAGCAGGGACTTCCTATACGAGGGAAGTCCGGTTGTCGGTTTCCAAGAATGGAATGATGAAGAAATTGCGGACCTTCGTGTTACGAAAAATGTTAGCAGTTCAGAATACGAGGTTGAAAACGAAAATAACGGGGGCGATGAGTATGATGATGACATGTTAGTGGATGATGGATATCAGAATGTTTATGGTGACGTGGCGCCTCGGGAGTACATCGGGGAATACGGTTTAgaaggtgaagaagaagatgacgtggaggaagatgatgaagatgatcagGGCGGTGTAGATGTCGACGGTTTCTTCAATGACGACTCGGGCGATGCAGACGTAGGGCAAATTGGTAATAATCCAAATGATGAAACGGAATTGTCTTCGTCTGGTTATAGCGATTAA